From Paenibacillus physcomitrellae, the proteins below share one genomic window:
- a CDS encoding ABC transporter ATP-binding protein: MIAIQSEGLTKQFHNGRGCRDVSITVQEGEAFGFLGPNGAGKSTFVKMLVGLIFPTEGRASLFGEPVGSLAARRYIGYLPELYRYQEWLTGEEVVRLHAKLCALSRSEANRRVPEMLERVGIGLRSKDRVKNYSKGMQQRLGLACALVSDPKILFLDEPSSAMDPIGRSKVRQLLHEWKAEGKTIFLNSHLMEDVESICDRVALLNNGEILQQGRVEDVLHQRPVWQIRVGGFTPSMLDWLREETGLTIQVAGLEVDGSAVLEAELRNEEQAGWLHALVMEQGMTLYESARAKTRLEEWFVAELAGKSHRGEKA; the protein is encoded by the coding sequence GTGATTGCTATACAGTCTGAAGGTTTAACAAAACAATTTCATAACGGCCGGGGGTGCCGCGATGTATCCATCACGGTGCAGGAAGGGGAAGCCTTTGGCTTCCTCGGCCCCAATGGCGCAGGTAAAAGCACATTCGTCAAAATGCTGGTCGGCCTGATCTTCCCTACGGAAGGTCGGGCTTCCCTGTTTGGCGAGCCTGTCGGCAGTTTGGCCGCCCGGCGATACATCGGTTATCTGCCGGAGCTGTACCGGTATCAGGAATGGCTGACGGGAGAAGAGGTCGTGCGTCTTCATGCCAAGCTGTGCGCATTATCCCGCAGCGAAGCCAACCGGAGAGTTCCAGAGATGCTGGAGCGGGTTGGCATCGGTCTGCGGTCGAAGGACCGGGTCAAGAACTATTCCAAAGGCATGCAGCAGCGTCTGGGTCTGGCCTGCGCACTCGTCAGCGATCCGAAGATTCTGTTCCTGGACGAGCCCTCATCGGCGATGGACCCGATCGGTCGCAGCAAGGTCCGGCAGCTGCTGCATGAATGGAAAGCGGAGGGGAAAACGATCTTCCTGAACTCCCATCTTATGGAGGATGTAGAGTCCATATGCGACCGTGTCGCGCTGCTGAATAACGGCGAAATTCTGCAGCAGGGCAGGGTTGAAGATGTGCTTCATCAGCGGCCGGTTTGGCAAATCAGGGTCGGCGGCTTTACGCCGTCTATGCTGGACTGGCTTCGGGAAGAAACAGGCCTCACCATTCAGGTGGCCGGATTGGAAGTGGACGGTTCAGCCGTACTTGAAGCGGAGCTCCGGAATGAGGAGCAGGCCGGATGGCTTCATGCTCTGGTGATGGAGCAGGGCATGACGCTGTACGAAAGCGCACGCGCCAAAACGCGGCTTGAGGAATGGTTTGTCGCCGAACTTGCCGGCAAGAGCCACAGGGGGGAAAAGGCATGA
- a CDS encoding carbohydrate ABC transporter permease has protein sequence MISTIKETKRDRFFLTCNYIFLFMAFVIVAYPVLYIISASISNPKLVASGEMWLWPKDITFEGYQRVFRDTQIWVGYGNTILYTVVGTLVNLIVTIPAAYALARKDFVGRNFFMAVFMVTMFFGGGLVPTYLLIKNLGLVNSMWALILPGATSIWNLIVCRTFFQSAIPKEMQEAAEIDGCSNFRLFFRIVLPLSSSIIAVMALFFGVGHWNNYFSAMIYLNDHGKYPLQLVLRQILVLQEMSAESGALNSSTASALNNKAEVAALVKYAVIIVSTLPVIIIYPFLQRYFVQGVMIGSVKG, from the coding sequence GTGATCAGTACAATTAAAGAAACCAAGCGTGACCGATTTTTCCTGACCTGCAATTATATCTTTCTGTTTATGGCTTTCGTGATTGTGGCATATCCCGTTCTCTATATTATCAGCGCTTCGATCAGTAATCCGAAGCTTGTCGCCTCGGGCGAAATGTGGCTGTGGCCCAAAGATATTACCTTTGAAGGTTATCAAAGGGTATTCCGGGATACCCAGATCTGGGTCGGCTATGGCAACACGATTCTGTATACCGTAGTAGGAACGCTTGTCAATCTGATCGTGACGATACCGGCCGCTTATGCGCTGGCTCGTAAAGATTTCGTTGGCCGCAATTTCTTTATGGCCGTGTTTATGGTCACGATGTTTTTTGGCGGGGGACTGGTGCCGACCTACCTGCTCATTAAGAATTTAGGACTCGTCAACAGCATGTGGGCATTAATCCTGCCGGGGGCAACCTCGATCTGGAATCTGATCGTCTGCCGGACCTTCTTCCAGAGCGCGATTCCGAAGGAGATGCAGGAGGCGGCAGAGATTGACGGCTGCAGTAACTTCCGTTTGTTCTTTCGGATTGTCCTGCCTTTATCGAGCTCGATTATTGCGGTTATGGCCTTGTTCTTTGGGGTGGGACACTGGAACAACTATTTCTCGGCGATGATCTATTTGAATGACCACGGCAAATATCCGCTGCAGCTCGTCTTGCGTCAAATCCTTGTCCTGCAGGAGATGTCCGCGGAATCGGGGGCCTTGAACTCCTCTACGGCATCTGCGCTCAACAATAAAGCGGAAGTGGCGGCGCTCGTCAAATATGCCGTGATCATCGTTTCGACCCTGCCGGTTATCATCATCTATCCGTTCCTGCAGCGGTATTTCGTGCAAGGTGTCATGATTGGCTCCGTTAAGGGCTGA
- a CDS encoding helix-turn-helix domain-containing protein codes for MLILEFTLPPLPHFIACDYGRLPVGSRHVSRRNTGIFDLLFVQSGCIYIGEEGRDYEVAAGDCFILTPDRYHYSTAECKEDTLYFWLHFQTTGPWTLLEQDSEYRLEHPLSEAPVFLPTYTTTPFTQLIPQYVHLSQPGKFNDVLEELTLLGKSLHLPGSRFKQQLLFQEVLRQLADFAASEAPSAQMVCAERAAAYLREHYREEVTAKALGESINFHPVYIARCMQKAFGCSPAAYLVRYRVERSKLLLMQTDLSIARIAEEVGFNQSAYFTSCFVKYEGVSPRKYRQRFAY; via the coding sequence ATGCTTATACTGGAGTTTACGTTACCTCCGCTGCCCCATTTTATCGCTTGTGACTACGGGCGCCTGCCTGTCGGCTCGCGGCATGTGAGCAGAAGGAATACGGGGATCTTTGATCTGCTGTTCGTTCAGAGCGGCTGTATTTATATCGGCGAGGAAGGCCGGGACTATGAGGTTGCCGCGGGTGACTGCTTCATTCTGACGCCGGACCGCTACCATTATTCGACGGCCGAATGCAAGGAGGATACGCTCTATTTCTGGCTGCATTTTCAGACAACCGGACCGTGGACGCTGCTGGAGCAGGATTCGGAATACCGGTTGGAGCATCCTTTGTCCGAAGCGCCGGTCTTTCTGCCGACCTATACGACAACGCCCTTCACCCAGCTGATTCCGCAGTATGTGCACCTGTCCCAGCCCGGTAAGTTTAACGATGTGCTGGAGGAGTTGACCCTGCTCGGCAAATCACTCCATCTGCCCGGCAGCCGGTTCAAACAGCAGCTGCTGTTTCAGGAGGTGCTGCGCCAGCTTGCGGATTTTGCAGCCAGCGAAGCTCCGTCCGCGCAAATGGTTTGCGCCGAAAGAGCCGCCGCTTATCTGCGGGAGCATTACCGGGAGGAAGTCACCGCCAAGGCGCTTGGCGAAAGCATCAACTTCCACCCGGTTTATATCGCCCGCTGCATGCAGAAAGCATTCGGCTGCTCCCCCGCTGCTTATCTGGTGCGCTATCGCGTGGAACGCTCCAAGCTGCTGCTGATGCAGACCGACTTGTCCATCGCCCGGATCGCCGAGGAAGTCGGCTTTAACCAGTCGGCTTATTTCACCTCCTGTTTCGTGAAATACGAGGGTGTGTCGCCGCGTAAATACCGGCAGCGTTTTGCCTATTAG
- a CDS encoding ABC transporter permease yields MSIILRMTWKELLRKRVLLLTLIMTAAFLVAFWFIASSIGGELKQSGLDDTTNTLLLGRFSRGLFIVSLGFFFGSFVLAFLSIFSSSSVISGEAELGVMQALMPRPLARWRWYAGRWLGYVSFGLLYALLLYSAILIIAGIHAAVPREWSSLIISYLLFAAVVPLLVSVSMLGSGYLSAVGNGVLMTMLYGGGWLGGMIDKVSSQLGSFGATMGDSLATISGLLSLVMPADGLQRFVMDRLYNFSSLQEFFDPNTYAGGLFSIFGIGMAPSNAFLWYALFYTLAALLLGLWRFQKKDL; encoded by the coding sequence ATGAGCATTATTCTTCGTATGACCTGGAAGGAGCTGCTGCGTAAACGGGTTTTGCTGCTGACCTTGATTATGACCGCGGCTTTCCTGGTCGCTTTCTGGTTTATCGCTTCCTCTATAGGAGGAGAACTTAAGCAGAGCGGCTTGGACGACACCACTAATACGCTGCTGCTCGGCAGATTCAGCCGGGGCTTATTTATCGTTAGTTTAGGTTTCTTCTTTGGCTCATTTGTGCTCGCGTTCTTATCCATCTTCAGTTCATCTTCGGTTATCTCTGGAGAAGCGGAGCTGGGTGTCATGCAGGCCTTGATGCCCCGTCCCCTTGCCAGATGGCGCTGGTATGCAGGACGCTGGCTGGGATACGTTTCGTTTGGCCTGCTTTATGCCTTGCTGCTTTATTCCGCTATTCTGATTATAGCGGGAATACATGCAGCGGTGCCGAGGGAATGGAGCTCATTGATCATCTCCTATTTACTATTTGCTGCGGTTGTTCCTTTGCTGGTATCCGTATCCATGCTCGGCTCTGGATACCTTTCCGCCGTAGGCAACGGCGTTTTGATGACGATGCTGTATGGAGGCGGCTGGCTTGGCGGGATGATCGACAAGGTTTCGTCCCAGCTCGGTTCATTTGGCGCTACTATGGGCGATTCTTTAGCGACCATTTCAGGGCTGCTGTCGCTGGTGATGCCGGCTGACGGCCTGCAGCGGTTCGTGATGGACCGGCTGTACAATTTTTCTTCTTTGCAGGAGTTTTTTGATCCAAACACATATGCCGGAGGACTTTTCTCAATCTTCGGTATTGGAATGGCGCCTTCAAATGCGTTTCTCTGGTATGCGTTATTCTATACCTTAGCCGCACTGCTTCTCGGCCTGTGGCGTTTTCAGAAGAAAGACCTTTAG
- a CDS encoding ABC transporter ATP-binding protein, which yields MYSWKSFFRLIRDTRPSKAKLGIALGLSLISTIGGLVVPLLTRDLVDGFSLQNITPLSVILMVLAFVAQAVSGAVSIYLLNHVGQTVVSRLRDRLWSKLLSLSLPYYNEHRTGDTISRMTNDTAVVRGLISEHISGFVNGVISAVGAILILLFMDWKMTLITFVAVPLCVAVIAPVGRRLYLISKDTQDETASFTTTLNQALSEIRLVKSSNGERVEYENGQKGITKLLKLGIAEGKMQAIISPLTMFVIMLILVVIIGYGGMQVTQGRMTAGSLVAFILYLFQIIFPVTQVTQFFTQLQKAKGATQRIIETLEAEEEDIHTGQELTRLNEPIVLEELSFSYPGSEEATLERISFRVDPGKVTAIVGPSGGGKTTLFSLVERFYQPTDGVMKLGGTEVSRYSLRSWRGRIGYVSQESPLIAGSIRDNVLYGLERQVSEDELHEALRMAYADIFIGDFPEGMETQVGERGVKLSGGQRQRIAIARAILRNPDLLMLDEATSSLDSKSEAIVQEALSNLMKGRTTLVIAHRLSTVVDADQILFIEKGRITGRGTHAQLYEVHDLYREFADHQLKVRA from the coding sequence ATGTACAGTTGGAAAAGCTTTTTTCGTTTGATCCGTGATACCCGTCCATCCAAAGCGAAACTGGGGATTGCCTTGGGTTTATCTTTAATTTCCACGATTGGCGGGCTTGTTGTACCGCTGCTTACCCGTGATTTGGTGGACGGATTTTCTTTGCAGAACATTACGCCGCTGTCGGTGATCCTGATGGTGTTAGCTTTTGTTGCCCAGGCGGTATCCGGCGCGGTTTCGATTTATTTGCTGAATCATGTCGGACAAACGGTGGTGTCGCGGCTTCGGGATCGTTTGTGGTCGAAGCTGCTTTCGCTGTCGCTGCCTTATTACAATGAACACCGGACCGGCGATACGATTTCGCGCATGACAAATGATACGGCTGTAGTCAGAGGGTTGATTTCGGAGCATATTTCCGGCTTTGTGAACGGTGTGATTTCGGCGGTTGGCGCCATCCTCATACTGCTGTTTATGGACTGGAAAATGACGCTGATCACCTTCGTGGCGGTGCCTTTATGTGTCGCTGTCATCGCGCCGGTTGGCCGCCGGCTGTATCTCATTTCCAAAGACACGCAGGACGAAACGGCTTCCTTCACGACCACGCTGAACCAGGCTTTATCCGAAATCCGGCTGGTTAAATCGTCTAATGGAGAGCGGGTTGAATACGAGAATGGGCAAAAAGGAATCACCAAGCTGCTAAAGCTTGGCATTGCCGAAGGGAAAATGCAGGCGATCATTTCGCCCTTGACAATGTTTGTGATCATGCTGATTCTGGTCGTCATCATCGGTTACGGCGGCATGCAGGTTACGCAAGGGCGAATGACGGCGGGTTCGCTCGTTGCCTTCATTCTTTATTTATTCCAGATTATATTTCCGGTTACCCAGGTGACGCAGTTCTTCACCCAGCTGCAGAAAGCCAAAGGGGCCACGCAACGAATCATAGAAACGCTGGAAGCCGAGGAGGAAGACATTCATACGGGCCAAGAGCTGACTCGGCTGAATGAGCCGATTGTGCTGGAGGAGCTGAGCTTCTCTTATCCGGGGAGCGAGGAAGCGACGCTGGAGCGGATTTCCTTCAGGGTGGATCCAGGGAAGGTAACGGCTATCGTCGGACCGAGCGGCGGGGGCAAAACGACCTTGTTCTCTTTGGTTGAACGATTCTATCAACCTACAGACGGCGTCATGAAGCTGGGCGGAACCGAGGTATCCAGGTATTCGCTGCGCTCCTGGCGCGGACGGATCGGTTACGTATCTCAGGAGAGTCCGCTGATCGCCGGCTCGATCCGGGACAATGTCCTGTACGGCCTGGAGCGACAGGTGAGTGAAGACGAGCTGCATGAAGCGCTGCGCATGGCCTACGCCGATATCTTCATCGGCGATTTCCCGGAGGGGATGGAGACGCAGGTCGGCGAACGCGGGGTCAAGCTGTCCGGCGGCCAGCGGCAGCGGATTGCGATTGCCCGGGCGATTCTGCGTAATCCTGACCTGCTCATGCTGGATGAAGCGACTTCCAGTCTTGACAGCAAATCGGAAGCGATCGTCCAGGAGGCGCTGTCGAACCTGATGAAGGGGCGGACGACGCTGGTCATTGCCCACCGCTTGTCCACGGTAGTGGATGCGGATCAGATTTTATTTATCGAGAAGGGAAGGATCACCGGCCGGGGCACCCATGCCCAGCTGTATGAGGTGCATGATTTGTACCGGGAGTTTGCGGATCATCAGCTCAAGGTTCGGGCTTAG
- a CDS encoding ABC transporter permease translates to MVKDNAQVVLDAPVIRTEKRRSKTWRNILRNWQLYVFIAPAFLSIVIFSYFPMYGIQIAFKNFVPVDGIWGSQWVGFDHFIRFFNSYYFWDLLWNTLSISLYGLAVGFPLPIILALAFNEVKDGLFKRTVQTVTYAPHFISMVVMAGMIITFLSPSSGMVVHLIEAFGFTAPDFLTDPRWFKTMYVLSDVWQSTGWGTIIYLAALTSVDPGLHEAAILDGATRFQRIRHINIPAILPTITILMILNMGGLLGVGFEKILLLQNPLNMESSDVISTFVYRSGLLNAQYSFSTAVGLFNSVVNAILLILVNQIVRRTSENSLW, encoded by the coding sequence ATGGTGAAGGACAACGCACAAGTCGTACTGGATGCTCCGGTTATCCGGACTGAGAAGAGAAGAAGCAAAACCTGGCGGAACATCCTGCGCAACTGGCAGCTGTATGTGTTTATTGCCCCGGCGTTTCTGAGCATCGTCATTTTCAGTTATTTTCCAATGTACGGGATTCAAATCGCTTTCAAAAATTTTGTCCCCGTAGACGGTATTTGGGGCAGCCAGTGGGTCGGCTTCGATCACTTTATTCGTTTCTTTAATTCTTATTATTTCTGGGACCTGCTCTGGAATACGCTGAGCATCAGTCTTTACGGGCTGGCCGTAGGGTTCCCGCTGCCGATTATCCTGGCGCTTGCCTTTAATGAAGTGAAGGACGGCTTATTCAAACGGACGGTTCAGACGGTCACTTATGCCCCGCACTTTATTTCGATGGTCGTTATGGCGGGCATGATTATTACTTTCCTGTCTCCTTCCTCGGGGATGGTGGTTCACCTGATTGAAGCTTTTGGCTTTACAGCTCCGGATTTCCTTACCGATCCGAGATGGTTCAAGACGATGTATGTTCTATCGGATGTCTGGCAAAGTACAGGCTGGGGAACGATCATCTATTTGGCCGCATTGACGAGCGTTGATCCGGGCCTCCATGAAGCGGCAATCCTGGACGGGGCCACGCGGTTCCAGCGAATCCGTCATATCAATATCCCGGCTATTCTTCCGACGATTACAATCCTGATGATCCTGAATATGGGCGGCCTGCTCGGCGTGGGCTTTGAGAAAATTTTACTGCTGCAAAACCCGCTGAACATGGAGTCATCGGATGTCATTTCAACCTTCGTGTACCGTTCCGGTTTGCTGAATGCCCAATACAGCTTCTCGACGGCGGTGGGCTTGTTCAACTCGGTTGTTAACGCTATTCTGCTGATCCTGGTGAATCAGATTGTACGGCGCACCAGCGAGAACAGCTTATGGTAG
- a CDS encoding helix-turn-helix domain-containing protein: MKLNYFKSRLFLKYISSYLLILMIPLILLTVIIYNSAVNNLRSQIEQSHLNQLNQAKSIVNNLVDQLYDIASRVSYDEQLTRYQVHDPYYGRYAINTLKNYKSTSPLINEMFLYFHNDNSIFSTAGMSRLEVFTEKFSFRRWQGSEVIQDLNEAKFPSVRPVNLVGKSASLNQSMLAFLVPITPNSPNPHGTLMFLIKESELTALINSILGNYQGSSFIFDNTGQVLAANYNLESALPEQDLQELTKLTPGIHSLHINGETNSVVSVKSEQNDWQFVTMMPSSQFFSNVLHIRSLILMIFTAVLAAGSIAALLLARKQYNPIFDLFQFANSKAGTAAEENQASSSGRRNELVRIRTALHEYSSKADLQEPYARNHFLLMLLKYGNLESLPSELSKSINLHFEGSRHFVIVVGRGESAEPQTTPPNWQHVMTALSKADFKEHAAYVHSVELPKPDQIALIVSFDPLDGQKEQHQVREMVDALLDRLSGAFQFHPIMGVGRCYAGPAQLNQSFIEACSAFDSRVSAGNGSITFFEELSESPSEAGWISKNLLLKLSQSLKQGSYTVAVQTVDEAMSELQKAGFCLKLARCVYFDIANTVIKTGLELGVGKLISDIPGQDAFQSAEELNRRLRALCGRICTWVEQNEKKEEHSLMDQIVSYIDSNYMDHSLSLEFISSKYSISVSHFSRSFKEAVGTNFVQYIWQKRITAAIHKLTTTNEPLKDIIQTVGYQDTPNFIRKFKKETGYTPGQYRKLYSEKASS; encoded by the coding sequence ATGAAGCTCAACTACTTCAAATCGCGCCTGTTCCTAAAGTACATTTCGTCCTACTTGTTAATCCTAATGATTCCTCTCATTCTGCTGACGGTCATCATTTATAACAGCGCCGTTAACAATCTTCGCAGTCAAATCGAGCAGTCTCATCTGAACCAGCTGAATCAGGCCAAATCCATCGTGAACAATCTGGTTGATCAGCTCTATGACATCGCCTCCCGGGTATCCTATGATGAACAATTGACCCGCTATCAGGTGCATGACCCCTATTATGGCCGTTACGCCATTAACACGCTCAAGAATTATAAATCCACCAGTCCGCTCATTAATGAAATGTTTCTGTATTTTCATAACGATAACAGTATTTTTTCTACCGCAGGCATGTCCCGCCTTGAAGTGTTCACCGAGAAATTCAGCTTCCGCCGCTGGCAGGGCAGTGAGGTTATTCAAGATTTGAACGAGGCCAAGTTCCCATCCGTACGTCCAGTTAACCTTGTTGGCAAAAGTGCCTCACTGAACCAGTCCATGCTGGCTTTCCTGGTGCCGATTACACCCAACAGCCCGAATCCGCACGGGACTTTGATGTTTCTGATCAAGGAATCGGAGCTGACAGCGCTGATTAATTCCATCCTTGGCAATTATCAGGGTTCTTCTTTTATCTTCGATAACACTGGTCAGGTGCTGGCCGCCAATTACAATTTGGAAAGCGCGCTGCCCGAACAAGACTTGCAGGAACTGACGAAGCTGACGCCGGGCATTCACAGTCTGCATATTAACGGGGAAACCAATTCCGTCGTATCCGTCAAATCGGAACAGAACGACTGGCAGTTCGTCACCATGATGCCCAGCTCCCAATTCTTCAGCAATGTGCTGCATATCAGGAGCCTGATCCTAATGATCTTTACTGCTGTTCTTGCCGCCGGATCCATCGCAGCCCTGCTGCTGGCCCGCAAGCAGTACAACCCGATCTTTGATCTGTTTCAGTTCGCCAATTCCAAAGCCGGCACTGCCGCTGAGGAGAATCAGGCAAGCAGCAGCGGCCGAAGAAATGAATTGGTCCGCATCCGCACCGCCCTGCATGAATACAGCTCCAAAGCGGATCTTCAGGAGCCTTATGCCCGAAATCACTTTCTGCTTATGCTGTTAAAATACGGCAACCTGGAAAGCCTGCCTTCCGAGCTATCGAAATCGATCAACCTTCATTTCGAAGGCAGCCGTCACTTTGTCATTGTTGTCGGTCGCGGGGAGTCCGCCGAACCGCAAACCACCCCGCCGAACTGGCAGCATGTCATGACCGCCCTTTCCAAAGCCGATTTCAAAGAACATGCTGCCTACGTACACAGTGTAGAACTGCCAAAGCCGGACCAGATCGCCCTGATTGTCAGCTTTGATCCTTTGGATGGGCAAAAGGAACAGCATCAGGTCCGCGAAATGGTTGACGCCCTGTTGGATCGGCTGAGCGGCGCTTTTCAATTTCATCCGATTATGGGGGTAGGGAGATGTTATGCCGGTCCGGCTCAGCTCAACCAATCCTTCATTGAAGCCTGCTCAGCCTTTGATTCGCGGGTTTCGGCCGGCAATGGCAGCATCACCTTCTTTGAGGAACTGTCAGAGTCACCTAGCGAAGCCGGCTGGATTTCCAAAAATCTGCTGCTGAAGCTGTCCCAAAGCTTAAAGCAAGGCAGCTATACGGTGGCCGTTCAGACTGTGGATGAAGCCATGAGCGAACTTCAGAAGGCCGGATTCTGCCTAAAGCTGGCAAGATGCGTCTACTTTGATATCGCGAATACCGTCATCAAAACCGGGCTTGAGCTGGGGGTCGGGAAGCTCATCAGCGATATTCCGGGACAGGACGCCTTCCAGTCTGCTGAGGAACTGAATCGCCGGCTGCGGGCCTTATGTGGGCGGATTTGTACCTGGGTAGAGCAAAATGAGAAAAAAGAAGAACACTCCCTCATGGATCAAATCGTCAGCTACATCGACAGCAATTATATGGATCACTCCTTGAGTCTTGAATTTATTTCGAGCAAATACTCGATTTCGGTCTCCCATTTCAGCCGCTCTTTCAAAGAGGCGGTAGGCACCAATTTTGTGCAGTATATCTGGCAGAAGAGAATCACCGCCGCTATTCACAAACTGACTACAACTAACGAGCCGCTCAAGGATATCATCCAAACGGTCGGTTACCAGGATACACCTAACTTCATTCGGAAATTCAAGAAAGAAACAGGATATACGCCGGGGCAATACCGCAAGCTTTATTCGGAAAAAGCCTCGTCCTGA
- a CDS encoding sigma-70 family RNA polymerase sigma factor, with product MTIPESATFKQLFHQHYPAVLRKLTGLLGDKAIAEDLAQETFLKMYRQPPDQLDSAGAWLHRVATRLAYDYMGSAARQRKLTERQELLLGAEGTASPSGEEELIRQLDQEEVRGWLQQLPERDRKALLLRYSGYTYAEIAHELSVRPPVVGTLLARATERLRKCAGESAHMEQGTSVEQGLR from the coding sequence TTGACGATTCCGGAATCGGCGACATTCAAACAACTATTCCACCAGCATTACCCCGCGGTGCTGCGCAAGCTGACCGGCCTGCTGGGGGATAAAGCGATAGCGGAAGATTTGGCACAGGAAACGTTCTTGAAAATGTACCGCCAGCCGCCGGACCAACTGGATTCGGCAGGTGCATGGCTGCACAGGGTAGCAACCCGGCTGGCTTATGACTATATGGGCAGCGCCGCCAGACAGCGGAAGCTGACGGAGCGGCAGGAGCTGCTGCTGGGAGCCGAAGGGACGGCAAGCCCTTCAGGTGAAGAAGAGCTGATTCGACAGCTCGACCAAGAGGAGGTTCGGGGCTGGCTGCAACAGCTGCCGGAGCGAGACCGTAAGGCGTTGCTGCTGCGGTATTCGGGTTACACGTACGCTGAGATTGCCCATGAGCTTTCCGTTAGACCGCCTGTGGTAGGCACGCTGCTGGCCCGGGCAACGGAGCGGCTGCGCAAATGCGCTGGCGAATCGGCCCATATGGAGCAGGGGACTTCCGTAGAGCAAGGGCTTCGATGA
- a CDS encoding MATE family efflux transporter codes for MLKKEAPYKFSLWMLAWPIFIEQFLQFLLGAVDTLMVSHLSDDAVAVVGFSNQLFNALTTLFVTVASGAGILIAQKIGSAKEEEARTVGIIGLKVTALIGLILSVVLVAFPGPIAQILQLPDELLSLGETYISIVGGGMILTALIAVLSTEIRSTGNTKAPMLIAVGMNLIHIGLNYCFIFGKLGFPQVGLAGVGVSTVTSRTLACIVLFIIFLNAFCRKINFKDLRLFDRKLFKEIMDIGWPLGVNSASWFFSQLVIFSFLAMLGAKELAARTYMNTLESFCFLLGFSVALALQIQVAHLFGGGRTKEAYKASYKALAIGLPLVTLNALILVFCGRSLLGLFTDDPVILNIAESLLWLNMLLQPGKMLNMALGNSLNAVGDARYTMTVSLIVMWIVAVCGSYLLGVSAAWGITAIYSCMIADEYTRGVFSFVRWRARKRLRIKEQELEREAKQQSWTGGGGGGKPAGAVFSAE; via the coding sequence ATGTTGAAAAAAGAAGCGCCCTATAAATTCTCACTATGGATGCTCGCCTGGCCCATCTTTATCGAGCAGTTTCTCCAGTTCCTGCTGGGGGCGGTCGATACGCTGATGGTCAGCCATCTGTCGGATGACGCCGTCGCAGTGGTTGGCTTCTCCAACCAGCTGTTCAACGCGCTGACGACCTTGTTTGTAACGGTGGCGAGCGGGGCAGGGATCCTGATCGCGCAGAAGATCGGCTCCGCCAAAGAGGAGGAAGCGCGAACGGTTGGTATTATCGGATTAAAGGTTACGGCTTTGATCGGACTGATTTTGAGTGTGGTCCTGGTTGCATTCCCCGGGCCGATCGCCCAAATCCTGCAGCTTCCGGACGAATTACTATCCCTGGGAGAAACCTATATATCGATCGTCGGCGGAGGCATGATCCTGACGGCGCTGATCGCGGTATTGAGCACTGAAATCCGCAGCACGGGCAACACCAAAGCACCGATGCTGATCGCGGTTGGTATGAACCTGATCCACATCGGGCTGAACTATTGCTTTATCTTTGGCAAACTTGGTTTCCCGCAAGTCGGGCTCGCCGGGGTAGGCGTGTCTACCGTAACAAGCCGTACGCTGGCCTGTATCGTGTTGTTTATTATTTTCCTGAATGCTTTCTGCCGGAAAATTAACTTTAAAGATCTGCGGCTGTTCGACCGCAAACTCTTTAAAGAGATTATGGACATCGGCTGGCCGTTGGGCGTCAACTCGGCAAGCTGGTTTTTCTCCCAGCTGGTGATCTTCTCGTTCCTGGCCATGCTTGGCGCAAAAGAGCTGGCTGCCCGGACGTATATGAATACGCTGGAGTCGTTTTGCTTCCTGCTTGGTTTCTCGGTTGCGCTTGCGCTGCAAATCCAGGTGGCCCACCTCTTCGGCGGGGGACGAACCAAAGAAGCCTACAAGGCTTCTTATAAAGCGCTGGCCATTGGCCTTCCGCTAGTAACGCTGAACGCGCTGATTCTCGTCTTCTGCGGCCGAAGCCTGCTGGGTCTGTTCACGGATGATCCGGTCATCCTGAACATCGCGGAATCTCTGCTGTGGCTGAACATGCTGCTTCAGCCGGGGAAAATGCTCAACATGGCCCTAGGCAACTCGCTGAATGCCGTCGGCGACGCCAGATACACGATGACCGTATCGCTGATCGTCATGTGGATCGTAGCCGTTTGCGGCTCCTACCTGTTAGGCGTGTCCGCCGCTTGGGGCATCACGGCGATTTACAGCTGCATGATCGCCGATGAATATACACGAGGCGTATTTTCGTTCGTTCGCTGGAGAGCCCGCAAACGGCTCCGCATCAAGGAGCAGGAGCTGGAGCGCGAAGCGAAGCAGCAAAGCTGGACCGGTGGTGGTGGCGGAGGCAAGCCGGCCGGGGCTGTTTTTTCAGCCGAATAA